Proteins co-encoded in one Armatimonadota bacterium genomic window:
- a CDS encoding D-alanine--D-alanine ligase: MNRLRVGVLMGGRSPEREVSLRSGACVLEALEGSRYEAVPVEIPRTGPWMPPEGLDVAFIALHGPYGEDGTIQGLLEFAGIPYTGSGVLASALAMDKRRARHVMASNGVPVPASLAVEREALAAREGGLVREIEQTLGFPCVVKPNAQGSSIGVSIVRAPAELPRALEAAFALGDLVLVEEYLTGVEATCGILDDPDVGGPVALPLVEIVPAREFFDYEAKYTPGAAEEICPARLPPAAVWRAQAAALRAYRALGCADVARVDLFVRDADVVVLEVNTIPGLTKESLLPKAAQAAGIDFPRLVDRLITAALRRAGRLAEGVRIA; this comes from the coding sequence ATGAACCGGCTGCGGGTCGGGGTGCTGATGGGTGGCCGCTCGCCCGAGCGCGAGGTCTCGCTGCGCAGCGGCGCGTGCGTGCTCGAGGCGCTGGAGGGCAGCCGCTACGAGGCGGTGCCGGTGGAGATCCCGCGAACGGGACCGTGGATGCCGCCCGAGGGGCTGGACGTGGCCTTCATCGCGCTGCACGGACCCTACGGGGAGGACGGCACGATCCAGGGGTTGCTGGAGTTCGCCGGGATCCCCTACACGGGGTCGGGCGTGCTGGCCAGCGCGCTGGCGATGGACAAGCGGCGGGCGCGCCACGTGATGGCCTCCAACGGCGTGCCGGTGCCGGCGTCGCTGGCCGTGGAGCGCGAGGCGCTGGCGGCCCGGGAGGGCGGGCTGGTGCGCGAGATCGAGCAGACGCTGGGGTTCCCCTGCGTGGTGAAGCCCAACGCGCAGGGGAGCAGCATCGGCGTGTCCATCGTGCGCGCCCCCGCGGAGTTGCCGCGCGCCCTCGAGGCGGCCTTCGCCCTGGGCGACCTCGTGCTGGTGGAGGAGTACCTGACCGGCGTCGAGGCCACCTGCGGCATCCTGGACGACCCGGACGTGGGCGGCCCGGTGGCGCTGCCGCTGGTGGAGATCGTGCCGGCGCGCGAGTTCTTCGACTACGAGGCCAAGTACACCCCCGGCGCGGCCGAGGAGATCTGCCCCGCGCGCCTGCCGCCGGCCGCGGTGTGGCGGGCACAGGCGGCCGCCTTGCGGGCCTACCGGGCGCTGGGCTGCGCCGATGTCGCCCGCGTCGACCTCTTCGTGCGCGACGCTGACGTGGTCGTACTGGAGGTCAACACCATCCCGGGCCTCACCAAGGAGAGCCTCCTGCCCAAGGCCGCGCAGGCCGCGGGCATCGACTTCCCCAGGTTGGTGGACCGGCTGATCACCGCGGCGCTGCGGCGGGCTGGCCGGCTCGCGGAGGGAGTGCGCATCGCGTAG
- a CDS encoding alanine--glyoxylate aminotransferase family protein, whose product MATELNPPTRLLCGTGPTNPDPRVLRAMSAPVLGQFDPAFTAIMGEAADLARAVFRTANPRTLAVSGTGRAAMEAALASLIEPGDPVLVGNCGRFGDLFADIARRYGAQVTEVRAGWGEVLDPDAIASALRRAPAKLVCIVHGETSTGMLQPEMPTLGRLCREHDALLVVDAVVTLGGVAVETDAWDLDVVFAGGQKCLGYPSGLSPITWNHRAAHAMAARASPVVSNYLDLTQLERYWSPERLNHHTLPTSMTYAMREALRLVLEEGLEARCARHRRAGDALKAGLTAMGLELFGDPQHRLPMITAVVVPDGIDDERARLRLLEEFGIEIATSFGPLRGRIWRIGTMGYNADLRVVLAVLAGLEHVLRAFGHPAPRGVGVEVARDVYTRAAPAYTGGGL is encoded by the coding sequence ATGGCCACCGAACTGAATCCTCCGACCCGACTGCTGTGCGGCACGGGGCCCACCAATCCCGACCCCAGGGTGCTGCGGGCGATGAGCGCCCCGGTGCTGGGGCAGTTCGACCCGGCGTTCACCGCGATCATGGGCGAGGCGGCCGACCTTGCCCGCGCCGTGTTCCGGACGGCCAACCCCCGCACGCTGGCCGTCTCGGGCACGGGCCGTGCGGCCATGGAGGCGGCCCTCGCGTCGCTCATCGAACCCGGCGACCCGGTCCTGGTGGGCAACTGCGGACGGTTTGGCGATCTGTTCGCCGACATTGCGCGCCGCTACGGCGCGCAGGTCACCGAGGTGCGCGCCGGCTGGGGCGAGGTCCTCGACCCCGACGCCATCGCCTCCGCGCTGCGCCGGGCACCGGCCAAGCTGGTGTGCATCGTCCACGGCGAGACGTCGACGGGCATGCTGCAGCCCGAGATGCCGACCCTGGGCCGCCTGTGCCGCGAGCACGACGCCCTGCTGGTGGTCGATGCCGTAGTCACCCTGGGCGGCGTGGCCGTCGAGACCGATGCGTGGGACCTCGACGTCGTCTTCGCCGGCGGACAGAAGTGCCTGGGATATCCGTCCGGGCTGTCGCCGATCACCTGGAACCATCGAGCGGCGCACGCAATGGCGGCGCGCGCCAGCCCGGTGGTGAGCAACTACCTCGACCTCACCCAGCTCGAGCGCTACTGGAGCCCCGAGCGCCTCAACCACCACACCCTGCCCACGAGCATGACCTACGCCATGCGCGAGGCGCTGCGCCTCGTGCTCGAGGAGGGCCTGGAGGCCCGGTGCGCACGGCACCGGCGGGCCGGTGACGCCCTCAAGGCCGGCCTGACCGCCATGGGGCTGGAGCTGTTCGGCGACCCGCAGCACCGGCTGCCGATGATCACGGCCGTGGTCGTCCCCGACGGCATCGACGACGAGCGGGCGCGGCTGCGGCTGCTGGAGGAGTTCGGCATCGAGATCGCCACGTCGTTCGGGCCGTTGCGCGGTCGCATCTGGCGCATCGGCACCATGGGCTACAACGCCGACCTGCGCGTCGTGCTGGCCGTCCTGGCCGGCCTGGAGCACGTGCTCCGCGCCTTCGGACATCCCGCGCCGCGCGGCGTGGGGGTGGAGGTGGCCCGCGACGTCTACACGCGCGCGGCCCCGGCGTACACCGGAGGAGGCCTATGA
- a CDS encoding ABC transporter ATP-binding protein: protein MVRAVDDVTLAARRGEFVAVAGPSGCGKTTLLKSLAGLILPDRGEVRVGGAVVAGPTRRVGMAFQNPILLPWRRTLDNVLLPLEIVAPHRRRFRRERAAYAARAHALLAAVGLDGCGDRYPWQLSGGQQQRASLCRALIHEPDLLLLDEPFGALDAFTREELWLVLQDLWLQQRFTVFLVTHDLREAVFLADTVYVMSARPGRIVARTEIPLPRPRTLEDTFTPAFTDLYHLVRRHIGTGRTAGGQLGDEVGARVTEVQG from the coding sequence GTGGTACGGGCGGTCGACGACGTGACCCTCGCGGCCCGGCGCGGCGAGTTCGTCGCCGTCGCCGGACCCAGCGGCTGCGGGAAGACGACGCTGCTCAAGAGCCTGGCGGGCCTGATCCTCCCCGACCGGGGCGAGGTCCGCGTGGGCGGCGCCGTGGTGGCCGGCCCCACGCGACGGGTGGGCATGGCGTTCCAGAACCCGATCCTGCTGCCGTGGCGGCGCACCCTCGACAACGTGCTGCTGCCGCTGGAGATCGTGGCGCCCCACCGGCGACGCTTCCGGCGGGAGCGGGCGGCGTACGCCGCGCGCGCGCACGCGCTGCTGGCCGCGGTGGGCCTGGACGGCTGCGGCGACCGGTATCCCTGGCAGCTCTCGGGCGGGCAGCAGCAGCGCGCGAGCCTCTGCCGGGCGCTGATCCACGAGCCCGACCTGCTGCTGCTGGACGAGCCGTTCGGCGCCCTGGATGCGTTCACGCGCGAGGAGCTGTGGCTGGTCCTGCAGGACCTCTGGCTGCAGCAGCGGTTCACGGTCTTCCTGGTCACCCACGACCTGCGCGAGGCGGTCTTCCTGGCCGACACGGTCTACGTGATGAGCGCGCGCCCGGGCAGGATCGTCGCCCGCACCGAGATCCCGCTGCCGCGGCCGCGGACCCTGGAGGATACGTTCACGCCGGCGTTCACCGACCTCTACCACCTGGTGCGCCGGCACATCGGCACGGGGCGGACGGCGGGAGGGCAACTAGGGGACGAGGTCGGCGCCCGCGTGACGGAGGTCCAGGGATGA
- a CDS encoding alkaline phosphatase family protein: protein MSAARILYVVLDGLGDRPVPALGDRTPLEAAATPHLDRLAAAGQQGLVTTVGEGLAPESDVAVTAILGYDPTRYHAGRGPLEAIGVGLPFHDGDLALRGNFASGGEGRRIVDRRVGRTLTSEEARVLAEAVTAQLRLEAAPARVVVAASIGYRCAVVFYPQGGRLSAQVSNTDPAYARVGGLGIALSTFVDDVAVCQPLDDSAEAAAAAALVNEFTEKSRAILDAHPVNVRRRAEGKLPANLILLRDAGDHLPHVPSMTDRFGLRWGCFVEMPVERGIARFLGMSVVEVPHRAGAPRADVYRAWAERALEVLPAHDALYLHLKGPDEPGHDGDADGKRRVIEEIDAHFFGTLVPRLDLAATLVAVTADHATPCALRGHAADPVPLLLAGAGVDPDGAGRFGERAAARGALGRLSGVEIVPLLVARRAAGG, encoded by the coding sequence ATGAGCGCGGCCAGGATCCTCTACGTGGTGCTCGACGGGCTGGGTGACCGGCCGGTGCCCGCGCTGGGCGACCGGACACCGTTGGAGGCCGCGGCCACCCCGCACCTCGACCGGCTGGCGGCAGCGGGCCAGCAGGGGCTGGTCACCACGGTGGGCGAGGGGCTCGCGCCCGAGTCCGACGTCGCGGTGACCGCGATCCTGGGATACGACCCAACCCGCTACCACGCCGGGCGGGGACCCCTGGAGGCGATCGGCGTGGGCCTGCCGTTTCACGACGGCGACCTGGCCCTGCGCGGCAACTTCGCCAGCGGCGGCGAGGGGCGTCGCATCGTGGACCGGCGCGTGGGCCGCACCCTCACCTCGGAGGAGGCCCGGGTCCTCGCCGAAGCGGTCACCGCGCAGCTGCGGTTGGAGGCTGCGCCCGCCCGGGTCGTCGTCGCCGCCTCCATCGGGTACCGCTGCGCGGTCGTGTTCTACCCCCAAGGCGGCCGCCTGAGCGCGCAGGTGTCCAACACCGATCCCGCCTACGCGCGGGTCGGGGGACTGGGGATCGCGCTCAGCACGTTCGTCGACGACGTGGCCGTCTGCCAGCCGCTCGACGACAGCGCCGAGGCGGCCGCGGCGGCAGCCCTGGTCAACGAGTTCACCGAGAAGAGCCGCGCGATCCTGGACGCCCATCCGGTGAACGTCCGGCGACGGGCGGAGGGGAAGCTGCCCGCCAACCTCATCCTGCTGCGCGACGCCGGCGACCACCTGCCGCACGTTCCCTCGATGACGGACCGGTTCGGCCTGCGCTGGGGCTGCTTCGTGGAGATGCCGGTGGAGCGCGGGATCGCCCGCTTCCTGGGCATGAGCGTGGTCGAAGTGCCCCACCGGGCCGGTGCGCCCCGGGCCGACGTCTACCGCGCCTGGGCCGAGCGCGCGCTGGAGGTACTCCCGGCCCACGACGCGCTCTACCTGCACCTCAAGGGGCCCGACGAGCCCGGGCACGACGGCGATGCCGACGGCAAGCGGCGCGTCATCGAGGAGATCGACGCGCACTTCTTCGGCACGCTGGTGCCCCGGCTGGACCTGGCGGCCACGCTGGTGGCTGTGACGGCCGACCACGCCACCCCGTGCGCGCTGCGGGGGCATGCGGCCGACCCGGTGCCGTTGCTCCTGGCAGGTGCGGGCGTGGACCCCGACGGCGCCGGGCGGTTCGGGGAGCGCGCCGCGGCCCGCGGGGCGCTCGGACGGCTGTCGGGGGTGGAGATCGTGCCGCTGCTGGTCGCGCGCCGCGCCGCGGGCGGCTAG
- the dapF gene encoding diaminopimelate epimerase: MPLQGRNWIVKSHALGNDYVVLDPGALTFALTPAVIRRLCDRHLGVGSDGILALAPTTRADFGLRIFNPDGSEAEKSGNGLRIFAKFLYDHAYTRRARFTIETPGGVADVTLHLRDGRVGLMTVDVGRATFWSDEIPVAGPRREVVGEPIEVGGQLLTFTGVSVGNPHCVVFVPDLGQVALHHLGPLLETHPLFPHRTNVQFARVVARDRIEIVIWERGAGETMASGSSASAVAAAAVRAGATDRDVTVGMPGGELRIQVADDWSVRMTGPASEVYAGTLSDDLVEVLTTLDGR, translated from the coding sequence GTGCCGCTACAGGGACGCAACTGGATCGTGAAGTCGCATGCGCTGGGCAACGACTACGTGGTGCTCGACCCGGGGGCGTTGACCTTTGCGCTGACCCCTGCCGTGATCCGTCGCCTGTGCGACCGCCACCTCGGCGTCGGCTCCGACGGGATCCTGGCGCTGGCGCCGACGACACGCGCCGACTTCGGCCTGCGGATCTTCAACCCCGACGGCAGCGAGGCCGAGAAGAGCGGCAACGGCCTGCGGATCTTCGCCAAGTTCCTCTACGACCACGCGTACACGCGGCGCGCGCGGTTCACCATCGAGACGCCCGGCGGGGTGGCCGACGTGACGCTGCACCTGCGCGACGGCCGCGTGGGGCTCATGACGGTGGACGTGGGGCGCGCCACGTTCTGGAGCGACGAGATCCCCGTGGCGGGGCCCCGCCGTGAGGTGGTGGGCGAACCGATCGAGGTCGGCGGACAGCTGCTGACGTTCACGGGCGTGTCGGTGGGCAACCCCCACTGCGTGGTGTTCGTGCCCGACCTGGGGCAGGTGGCACTGCATCACCTCGGGCCGTTGCTGGAGACGCACCCGCTGTTCCCCCACCGGACCAACGTCCAGTTCGCCCGCGTCGTGGCCCGCGACCGCATCGAGATCGTGATCTGGGAGCGCGGTGCCGGGGAGACGATGGCATCGGGCAGCAGCGCCTCGGCCGTGGCCGCGGCGGCCGTGCGGGCGGGCGCCACCGATCGGGACGTCACGGTGGGGATGCCGGGTGGCGAGTTGCGGATCCAGGTGGCCGACGACTGGAGCGTCCGCATGACGGGGCCGGCGTCCGAGGTGTACGCGGGCACCCTCAGCGACGACCTGGTGGAGGTGCTGACGACCCTCGATGGGCGGTGA
- a CDS encoding ABC transporter substrate-binding protein, with translation MGTRGIVAGILVLAVAGTLAGAALAQAPTRPGRTVQWKFTLDFIVQGPQAPFIVAAEKGYYAQEGLQVTIDRGFGSADAVTKIASGAYHLGYADINSMIEFNARNPGRELVAIAIVLNEPPFSIITLRRENITRPIELYGKRLGAPAGDAPRRLWPLFARAVGMDPRAVEWVTMDVPLREPMLIRGEVNAISGFYFTSFINLKTARVDPNEIVAFMYADQGLPLYGNAIMTTPALLQSEPEAVRGFLRAFVRGLKDTITNPQEAVAAVKRRDPLLRDDVELERLLLALRLNILTRDVRAHGFGVVKGERLARSIDLLAEAFAFPRKPAWQQVFTDRFLPPRAERMLPALR, from the coding sequence ATGGGGACCAGGGGGATCGTCGCGGGAATCCTGGTGCTGGCCGTCGCCGGCACGCTCGCCGGCGCGGCCCTCGCCCAGGCGCCGACGCGGCCGGGGCGCACCGTGCAGTGGAAGTTCACGCTGGACTTCATCGTGCAGGGGCCGCAGGCTCCGTTCATCGTCGCCGCGGAAAAGGGCTACTACGCCCAGGAAGGGCTGCAGGTCACCATCGACCGCGGGTTCGGGTCGGCGGACGCGGTCACGAAGATCGCCTCGGGCGCCTACCACCTCGGCTACGCCGACATCAACTCGATGATCGAGTTCAACGCGCGCAACCCGGGCCGCGAGCTGGTGGCGATCGCCATCGTCCTGAACGAGCCTCCGTTCTCGATCATCACGCTCCGGCGCGAGAACATCACCCGCCCCATCGAGCTGTACGGCAAGCGGCTCGGCGCACCGGCCGGCGATGCGCCGCGGCGGCTGTGGCCCCTGTTCGCCCGGGCCGTGGGCATGGATCCGCGGGCCGTGGAGTGGGTCACGATGGACGTCCCGCTGCGGGAGCCGATGTTGATCCGCGGGGAGGTCAACGCCATCTCGGGGTTCTACTTCACCTCCTTCATCAACCTGAAGACGGCACGGGTGGATCCCAACGAGATCGTGGCCTTCATGTACGCGGACCAGGGGCTGCCCCTCTACGGGAACGCCATCATGACCACGCCCGCCCTGCTGCAGAGTGAGCCGGAGGCGGTGCGCGGGTTCCTCCGGGCGTTCGTCCGTGGCCTCAAGGACACCATCACCAATCCCCAGGAGGCGGTGGCCGCCGTGAAGCGGCGCGACCCGCTGCTGCGCGACGACGTGGAGCTCGAACGCCTGCTGCTGGCGCTGCGGCTCAACATCCTCACGCGCGACGTCCGCGCCCACGGGTTCGGCGTCGTGAAAGGCGAACGGCTGGCCCGCTCGATCGACCTCCTGGCCGAGGCGTTCGCCTTCCCGCGCAAGCCAGCCTGGCAGCAGGTGTTCACCGACCGGTTCCTGCCGCCGCGCGCCGAGCGGATGCTGCCGGCACTGCGGTAG
- a CDS encoding winged helix-turn-helix domain-containing protein, which yields MRLRLDRHAAVSLPDQLKAQIRHQILTGLLPAGQRLPPVRTLAGFLRINRNTVARAYAELEAEGVVDARPGRGTVVVWTPPPAHAARALAAQIDRLLTTAAAAGVTVADLQAMLAVRARPRRPTLRTRPRLGFVECNPVDLAYFGRLVREATDVPVVPLLLDDLVARPDGVDLVATTFFHVEEVRRRCAGLEVVGLMASPDFRALDELARLPRRSRIALVCATVEGVRSKARSLAAVGLRPPRLRTATLAAPTTLAATLADADVVLAAPRVLARIRDLVPARVRVVPFASVLSEGAVAVLQERIAAWRARHARQAARRASA from the coding sequence ATGCGCCTGCGCCTCGACCGCCACGCCGCCGTCTCGCTGCCCGATCAGCTGAAGGCCCAGATCCGCCACCAGATCCTGACCGGTCTGCTCCCGGCCGGGCAGCGGCTGCCCCCCGTCCGGACGCTGGCGGGGTTCCTGCGCATCAACCGCAACACTGTGGCCCGCGCCTACGCCGAACTCGAGGCCGAGGGCGTGGTCGATGCGCGCCCCGGCCGCGGCACCGTCGTGGTCTGGACGCCGCCGCCCGCCCACGCAGCCCGGGCCCTCGCCGCCCAGATCGATCGCCTGCTGACCACGGCGGCCGCGGCGGGCGTGACGGTGGCCGACCTGCAGGCCATGCTGGCGGTGCGGGCGCGCCCGCGCCGCCCCACGCTGCGTACCCGGCCGCGGCTGGGGTTCGTCGAGTGCAACCCGGTCGACCTGGCCTACTTCGGCCGGCTGGTGCGGGAGGCGACCGACGTGCCCGTGGTACCCCTGCTGCTCGACGACCTCGTGGCGCGCCCTGACGGCGTCGACCTGGTCGCCACCACGTTCTTCCACGTGGAGGAGGTCCGCCGGCGGTGCGCCGGGCTGGAGGTGGTGGGGCTGATGGCCTCGCCCGATTTCCGCGCGCTGGACGAGCTCGCCCGGCTCCCCCGCCGCAGCCGCATCGCGCTGGTGTGCGCCACGGTCGAGGGTGTGCGCAGCAAGGCGCGCTCCCTGGCGGCTGTGGGGCTGCGCCCGCCGCGGCTGCGGACCGCCACCCTGGCAGCGCCGACCACGCTGGCTGCCACCCTGGCCGACGCCGACGTGGTGCTGGCCGCGCCCCGGGTGCTGGCCAGGATTCGCGACCTCGTCCCCGCGCGCGTCCGCGTCGTGCCCTTCGCCAGCGTCCTGAGCGAGGGCGCGGTGGCGGTGCTGCAGGAACGCATCGCGGCCTGGCGCGCGCGCCACGCGCGCCAGGCCGCAAGGAGGGCGTCGGCATGA
- a CDS encoding MaoC/PaaZ C-terminal domain-containing protein, whose amino-acid sequence MSQALDDTLELRADALGRWGPEHVMTVEEAQIRAYAAALDDEHPLHRAGALAPPVFIVVPVSAVLPQALDAALSAADRAAALHDAQDMRFFRPVRPGMVLCTRAAVVGARPRRPGAAVIVKTVSTDGAGMPVAEQYISLFVRRRLAAGLGEDAPDHQAPVVPRDHPPAACQVYRITEDQPARYAAASGDHNPIHLDPDVARAVGLPGVIVHGMCTLGVASRLVVAHACAGDSTRLARLAVRFARPVLPGQEITVRLWAAGRQGDRAVYAFDARNPAGKVVLQDGLAEVRT is encoded by the coding sequence ATGAGTCAGGCGCTGGACGACACGCTGGAGCTGCGCGCCGATGCGCTGGGCCGCTGGGGGCCGGAGCACGTGATGACGGTGGAGGAGGCGCAGATCCGCGCCTACGCGGCCGCCCTCGACGACGAGCACCCGCTGCACCGCGCGGGCGCGCTGGCCCCGCCGGTGTTCATAGTGGTGCCCGTCTCGGCCGTGCTGCCCCAGGCGCTGGACGCCGCGTTGTCGGCAGCCGACCGGGCCGCTGCGCTGCACGACGCTCAGGACATGCGTTTTTTCCGCCCGGTACGGCCGGGCATGGTTCTGTGCACCCGGGCCGCCGTGGTCGGGGCGCGACCGCGGCGCCCTGGCGCTGCGGTGATCGTCAAGACCGTCTCCACCGACGGCGCCGGGATGCCGGTCGCCGAGCAGTACATCTCGCTCTTCGTGCGCCGCCGGCTTGCGGCGGGGCTGGGCGAAGACGCCCCGGACCATCAGGCGCCGGTCGTTCCCCGTGACCATCCGCCGGCAGCCTGTCAGGTGTACCGGATCACCGAGGACCAGCCGGCCCGCTACGCGGCCGCATCGGGCGACCACAACCCCATCCACCTGGACCCGGACGTCGCCCGCGCCGTCGGGCTGCCCGGCGTGATCGTCCACGGCATGTGCACGCTGGGCGTGGCCAGCCGGCTCGTCGTCGCCCATGCCTGCGCGGGCGACTCCACACGGCTGGCGCGGCTGGCCGTGCGGTTCGCCCGGCCCGTGCTGCCCGGGCAGGAGATCACCGTACGCCTGTGGGCCGCCGGCCGGCAGGGCGACCGCGCCGTGTACGCCTTTGACGCGCGCAACCCCGCAGGGAAGGTGGTCCTGCAGGACGGGCTGGCGGAGGTCAGGACGTGA
- a CDS encoding DUF1116 domain-containing protein, giving the protein MSARIAAANAAALRRLDRGAPVLVGLRVAREVIPPLAGGRALLHAGPPVAVERLCGPMRGACIGAALYEGWAHAPDAAAALLDRGAIALHCTHDWNVVAPMAGVVSPSMPLFEVHDDAAGVVAYGPLNEGIGAVLRFGAYGATVLERLRWLQEVLAPALDAALRRADGVALVPLVARALTMGDELHQRNVAATSLFLRQVGPLLAEVTTGATLTAILRFLSEVDQFFLNLAMAAAKALTLAIRHLPGCTLASTMSRNGVEFGLRVSGLGDRWFTAPAPMPDGLYFPGYTATDANPDMGDSAIVETVGLGAFAMAAAPAVVGFLGLGSVRAAMEITRAMGEITAGRSSRLLIPALEFEGTPLGIDVRAVVRLGTTPVINTGIAHRAPGVGQIGAGIVRAPLEAFEQALEALGAALAPTTGPCTD; this is encoded by the coding sequence GTGTCGGCACGGATCGCCGCGGCCAACGCCGCGGCGCTGCGGCGGCTCGACCGCGGTGCGCCGGTCCTCGTCGGCCTGCGCGTGGCCCGCGAGGTGATCCCGCCGCTGGCCGGGGGCCGCGCCCTGCTCCACGCCGGGCCCCCGGTTGCGGTCGAGCGCCTGTGTGGGCCCATGCGGGGCGCGTGCATCGGGGCCGCCCTCTACGAGGGATGGGCGCACGCCCCCGACGCTGCCGCCGCCCTGCTGGACCGCGGGGCGATCGCCCTGCACTGCACGCACGACTGGAACGTGGTCGCACCCATGGCCGGCGTGGTCTCGCCCTCGATGCCGCTGTTCGAGGTGCACGACGACGCTGCGGGCGTGGTGGCCTACGGCCCGCTCAACGAGGGCATCGGCGCGGTGCTGCGGTTCGGGGCGTACGGCGCCACGGTGCTCGAGCGCCTGCGCTGGCTGCAGGAGGTGCTGGCACCGGCGCTGGATGCAGCGCTCCGGCGCGCCGACGGTGTGGCCCTGGTGCCGCTCGTGGCCCGTGCCCTGACCATGGGCGACGAGCTGCACCAGCGCAACGTGGCCGCCACCAGCCTGTTCCTCCGTCAGGTCGGACCGCTGCTAGCGGAGGTGACGACGGGCGCCACCCTGACGGCCATCCTGCGCTTCCTGAGCGAGGTCGACCAGTTCTTCCTGAACCTGGCGATGGCGGCGGCGAAAGCCCTGACACTCGCGATCCGCCACCTGCCCGGCTGCACGCTGGCCTCGACAATGAGCCGCAACGGCGTGGAGTTCGGCCTGCGGGTGAGTGGCCTCGGCGACCGGTGGTTCACCGCGCCAGCCCCCATGCCCGACGGCCTGTACTTCCCCGGCTACACCGCAACCGACGCCAACCCTGATATGGGGGACTCGGCGATCGTGGAGACCGTGGGCCTGGGCGCGTTCGCCATGGCCGCGGCGCCGGCGGTCGTGGGGTTCCTGGGGCTGGGCTCGGTGCGCGCGGCCATGGAGATCACCCGGGCCATGGGGGAGATCACCGCAGGCCGGAGCAGCCGGTTGCTGATCCCTGCGCTGGAGTTCGAGGGGACGCCGCTGGGGATCGACGTGCGCGCCGTCGTGCGCCTGGGGACGACGCCGGTGATCAACACCGGCATTGCCCACCGCGCACCGGGCGTCGGACAGATCGGTGCGGGGATCGTCCGGGCACCCCTCGAGGCGTTCGAGCAGGCGCTGGAGGCCCTGGGCGCTGCCCTCGCGCCGACCACCGGCCCCTGCACCGATTGA
- a CDS encoding ABC transporter permease, producing the protein MSLRGTGAVWGPPAVVVVASLLLWELAARVMPVFVLPGPRDVTGALAQWRAAIWFNAAQTLGTTLVGFGLAIAAGLGLGMAVGYSALAYRALYPLLVAFNSVPKAAIVPVLVIWFGIGTVPAILTAFLISFFPIVVNVATGLATIEPELQDVLRSLGATRREIFTKIGIPRSLPYFFASLKVAATLAFVGAVIAETVASNRGIGYLMLAASSRFEVPLVFAGLVVVAAMGVVLFAVFAVLERRLAGWAYRGQGTT; encoded by the coding sequence ATGAGCCTGCGCGGCACCGGTGCCGTGTGGGGGCCACCGGCTGTGGTGGTGGTCGCCAGCCTGCTCCTGTGGGAGCTCGCTGCGCGCGTCATGCCGGTCTTCGTGCTCCCCGGCCCCCGGGACGTTACCGGCGCCCTGGCGCAGTGGCGGGCGGCGATCTGGTTCAACGCGGCGCAGACCCTCGGCACCACCCTCGTGGGGTTCGGGCTGGCCATCGCGGCCGGCCTGGGCCTGGGGATGGCGGTCGGCTACTCGGCGCTGGCCTACCGCGCGCTCTACCCGCTGCTGGTGGCGTTCAACAGCGTGCCGAAGGCCGCCATCGTGCCGGTGCTGGTGATCTGGTTCGGCATCGGCACCGTCCCGGCCATCCTCACGGCGTTTCTGATCTCGTTCTTCCCCATCGTCGTCAACGTCGCCACGGGCCTGGCCACGATCGAGCCCGAGCTCCAGGACGTGTTGCGCTCGCTGGGCGCCACGCGCCGCGAGATCTTCACCAAGATCGGCATCCCCCGGTCCCTCCCCTATTTCTTCGCCTCGTTGAAGGTGGCGGCCACCCTCGCGTTCGTCGGGGCCGTGATCGCGGAGACCGTGGCCTCCAACCGCGGCATCGGATACCTGATGCTGGCGGCCAGCTCCCGCTTCGAGGTCCCGCTGGTCTTCGCCGGCCTGGTGGTGGTGGCGGCGATGGGCGTGGTGCTGTTCGCGGTGTTCGCCGTGCTGGAACGCCGCCTGGCCGGATGGGCGTACCGGGGGCAGGGCACGACGTGA